One Stenotrophomonas maltophilia R551-3 genomic window, TACCGCCCATGCGTTCGATCAGCGCCGGGCTGGCCATCGGCAGCAGCCACTCGTCAAACAAGGGCTCCACCACCAGCCCCGGCCAGTGCCCGCTGCCCAGCCGCAACGCCGCATCGAACTGCCGCTGCCGCTCGAAATCGATCAGGCGTTCACTCGACTGCAGGTTGATCTCGATCTGCGGGTGCGCAGCGACGAAATGTCCCAGCCGCGGCACCAGCCACGCCGAGGCCATGGATGGCACCGCGCTGATCGTCAGCACGTGCTCGGCACGCGCCGCATATGGCTGGAAGGCGTCATTGATCGCATCCAGATGCGGACCGACCTGGTCGAGCAGGCGCTGCCCTTCCAGGGTGAGGGTGACGCCACGTGGCTGGCGGATCAGCAGCGGCTGCCCGAGTCGCTCCTCCAGCTGGCGCATCTGGTGGCTGAGTGCGCTGACGGTCAGGTTCATCGACGCCGCGGCACGCGACAGGTTGCCCAGCCGGGCGGCAGCCACGAAACCCTGCAGGGCATGGAGGGGTGGGCGGGACATCAGGCTTGAATTCCTCTCAAGGCAAGCTTGCGGAAATGTCGCTTTTTGCCCGCCCATGCTGCCCGTATCGTGCAATCCACTCAAGTGGAGGTACGCACATGAACATCTTCAGCGGCCTGTTGTTCCTGCATGGCCACGTGACCAACGCCGAGCTGGCGCGGCAGCTGGCCTGCCCGTCGCCGACGCCCAGCACCACCCCCGGTAGTGCCGGCCGCTGGCCGGCAACCTCGTCGACCGGGAAACCTGCAGCTGCCAGCCAGCGCCCGGCACTACCCTAGCGCTGCAGCGCTTCCTGCACCGCCGCAGCCACGTCGGTGTTGTCGATGTAACTGCCGTCATTCCAGCGCACATGCTGGCGGTAGCCCGCATCGACACCACGCACGCGCTTGCCCAGCAGTTCCGCACCTGCGCCCTTGGCCCACAGCGGCACCAGTGCATTGGAGTGGTTGCCGGTGGGCCGGAAGCTCATTCCTGGCATGTGCCCGCGGCCGTTGTTGCGCACCGGTTCGAAGGCCACGCTCTGTGCATCCGGGCCCATCGGCATGCTGTTGTCGTGGTCGGTGGTGACGATCAGCAGGGTGTGTTCCCAGCCACCGTTGCGTTCGATCCACTCGATCACTGCCGTCACCGCGTCGTTGAACTCTACGGTTTCTTCGATCAGCCGGCCGTACTGCGGCTGGTCGCTGCACTGCCCGTAATGCCATTCGGTGCCACAGGCGCTGGTGTGCGCGGCCCAGTCGGTAGCGCCACCTTCAACCATCAGGAACAGGCCCTTGGATGAACGCTGCTGCAGGAACCGCAACGCACCGCGGGTCATGCTCGCAAGATCCGGCACGCTGTCGATCTTCCTCACACCGGAAGGCGTGGTCGCATCCTTGCCCACCACCTGCAGCTGCCGCGCCTGCTGCAGCGTGTTGGCCACGCGCGGCACGCCGATCAGCGGCCGGTCAGCCGGCAGCCGTCCCTGCGCCAGTGCAGCGAATTCCTCCTTGCTGCGGATCAGGCGCCACGGTCCCGCCGGATTGCCGCCAATGGAGGTGCCGGCTTGCAGCTGCTGCCAATCCTGCTGCGACACCCATTCCCACGGGTTCGCGCAGCCCTCGGCCTTCGCCGCACCCGCATCCCCGCCGCAGGCACGGCCATCAACGCTGTAGCCGGGACCACCGGTGCCCATCACCAGGTCCATGTGGCCCT contains:
- a CDS encoding LysR substrate-binding domain-containing protein, which codes for MSRPPLHALQGFVAAARLGNLSRAAASMNLTVSALSHQMRQLEERLGQPLLIRQPRGVTLTLEGQRLLDQVGPHLDAINDAFQPYAARAEHVLTISAVPSMASAWLVPRLGHFVAAHPQIEINLQSSERLIDFERQRQFDAALRLGSGHWPGLVVEPLFDEWLLPMASPALIERMGGIDRVPLTQWPLLGDPDGAWGAWFALSGQSPPPRFVAVLDDSEAHHRAALDGVGVALGRVTRARLLLDSGQLVALSSQRLKTAWPHWLVYPQRSASHRGFLAFRDWLHAQAAEHVRHMADAHL
- a CDS encoding alkaline phosphatase, which codes for MTRPVARRWLCPSILAVLATLSGCQPNLRADAVPPAEARPHNVIVMINDGAGWGTWDAAAYWQYGSREGAPYADFPQRLAVATFPLNASSQPTRDNAQTLGYDAAKAWDDSPVPAQDLPFAGYQYLAAVATDSAAAGTALSSGIKTYNNAINYNNDGNAVEFNTLRAKRLGMATGVVTSVPFAHATPAAFAAQNESRNNYHAIAHQMLAQGHMDLVMGTGGPGYSVDGRACGGDAGAAKAEGCANPWEWVSQQDWQQLQAGTSIGGNPAGPWRLIRSKEEFAALAQGRLPADRPLIGVPRVANTLQQARQLQVVGKDATTPSGVRKIDSVPDLASMTRGALRFLQQRSSKGLFLMVEGGATDWAAHTSACGTEWHYGQCSDQPQYGRLIEETVEFNDAVTAVIEWIERNGGWEHTLLIVTTDHDNSMPMGPDAQSVAFEPVRNNGRGHMPGMSFRPTGNHSNALVPLWAKGAGAELLGKRVRGVDAGYRQHVRWNDGSYIDNTDVAAAVQEALQR